Proteins encoded by one window of Rhodamnia argentea isolate NSW1041297 chromosome 6, ASM2092103v1, whole genome shotgun sequence:
- the LOC115746042 gene encoding protein TOC75-3, chloroplastic → MPTFAASSHLLNPTLTHSLSSRRRFPSSSQNPKPLTSLKCHLSSSSSSSSPSDPPTSDCLSVKPLNPSPLLDSIPKSLASAAAAASFAILLRFSPIGGGGGGGGNGFGGGGGGGGGDGSGGGFWERLFSSPAAIADEQQNPEWDSHGLPANIVVQLNKLSGFKKYKLSEILFFDRRRWTTVGTEDSFFEMVSLRPGGIYTKAQLQKELETLATCGMFEKVDMEGKTKPDGTLSLTISFTESTWQSADKFRCINVGLMPQTKPIEMDPDMTDKEKLEYYRSQEKDYRRRIDRARPCMLPMSVHREILQMLRDQGKVSARLLQKIRDRVQKWYHDEGYACAQVVNFGNLNTKEVVCEVVEGDITQLVIQFQDKLGNVVEGNTQTPVIRRELPKQLRQSHVFNIEAGKQALRNINSLALFSNIEVNPRPDEKNEGGIIVEIKLKELEQKQAEVSTEWSIVPGRGGRPTLASLQPGGTVSFEHRNIKGLNRSILGSVTTSNFFNPQDDLAFKLEYVHPYLDGVTNPRNRTLRASCFNSRKLSPVFTGGPGVDEVPPIWVDRAGLKANITENFTRQSKFTYGLVMEEVTTRDESSHISPYGQRVLPSGGISADGPPTTLSGTGIDRLAFLQANITRDNTKYVNGAIVGQRNVFQLDQGLGIGSNFPFFNRHQLTCTGFIQLKQVEEGAGKPPPPVLVLHGHYGGCVGDLPSYDAFTLGGPYSVRGYNMGELGAARNILELAAELRIPVKNTHMYVFAEHGNDLGSSKLVKGNPTEVYRRMGHGSSYGLGAKFGLVRAEYAVDHNSGTGSLFLRFGERF, encoded by the exons ATGCCCACGTTCGCCGCTTCCAGCCACCTCCTCAACCCGAccctcactcactctctctcctcccgtCGCAGATTCCCCTCTTCTtcccaaaaccctaaacccctcaCTTCCCTCAAATGccacctctcctcctcctcctcctcctcctccccttccGATCCTCCCACCTCCGATTGCCTCTCCGTCAAGCCCCTCAACCCTAGCCCCCTCCTCGATTCCATCCCCAAGTCCCTCGCCTCTGCTGCTGCGGCCGCCTCCTTCGCCATTCTCCTCCGCTTCTCCCccatcggcggcggcggcggcggcggcggcaacgggttcggcggtggaggtggtggtggtggtggagatggaAGCGGCGGCGGTTTCTGGGAGCGGCTTTTCTCTTCTCCCGCTGCCATCGCCGATGAACAGCAGAATCCGGAGTGGGACTCCCACGGCTTGCCTGCCAACATTGTGGTCCAGCTCAACAAGCTCAGCGGCTTCAAGAAGTACAAGCTCTCGGAGATCTTGTTCTTCGATCGGAGGAGGTGGACCACCGTGGGGACTGAGGATTCCTTCTTCGAGATGGTCTCCTTGAGGCCCGGCGGCATCTACACTAAAGCGCAGCTCCAAAAGGAGCTCGAGACTTTGGCCACTTGTGGGATGTTTGAAAAAGTTGACATGGAAGGGAAGACCAAACCGGACGGGACTTTGAGTTTGACCATCTCTTTTACCGAGAGTACGTGGCAATCTGCTGATAAGTTTAGGTGTATCAATGTGGGGCTGATGCCGCAGACCAAACCCATTGAGATGGACCCGGATATGACCGACAAGGAGAAGTTGGAGTATTACAGGAGCCAAGAGAAGGATTATAGGAGGAGAATCGACAGGGCGAGGCCGTGTATGTTGCCAATGTCAGTGCATAGGGAGATTCTGCAGATGTTGAGAGATCAGGGTAAGGTGAGCGCGCGGCTGCTGCAGAAGATTCGGGATAGAGTGCAGAAGTGGTACCATGATGAAGGCTATGCATGCGCTCAAGTGGTTAACTTTGGGAATTTGAATACTAAGGAGGTGGTTTGTGAGGTTGTGGAAGGGGATATCACTCAGCTTGTGATCCAGTTCCAAGATAAGCTGGGAAATGTGGTTGAAGGGAATACCCAGACTCCTGTCATTAGAAGGGAGTTGCCTAAGCAG CTTCGCCAAAGCCATGTTTTCAACATAGAAGCAGGAAAACAAGCACTTAGAAACATCAATTCTCTAGCTCTATTTTCGAATATCGAAGTAAACCCTCGTCCTGATGAGAAGAATGAAGGGGGCATCATCGTAGAGATTAAGCTCAAAGAACTAGAGCAAAAGCAGGCTGAAGTTAGTACAGAGTGGAGCATTGTACCTGGTCGAGGAGGTCGTCCCACATTG GCTTCGCTCCAGCCTGGTGGAACTGTTTCTTTTGAGCATAGAAATATCAAGGGCCTCAACAGGTCAATTCTTGGTTCAGTAACAACCAGCAACTTCTTCAATCCTCAG GATGATCTGGCTTTCAAGCTCGAGTATGTGCACCCATATCTGGATGGAGTGACTAATCCACGCAATCGAACCCTCCGCGCCAGCTGCTTTAACAGCCGGAAGCTGAGTCCTGTGTTCACCGGTGGTCCTGGAGTGGATGAAGTCCCCCCTATATGGGTCGATCGAGCTGGCCTCAAGGCCAATATCACTGAG AATTTCACCCGGCAAAGCAAATTCACTTATGGACTCGTGATGGAAGAAGTGACAACTCGGGATGAAAGCAGTCATATCTCCccttatggccaaagagtcTTGCCAAGTGGAGGAATCAGTGCAGATGGACCTCCAACAACCCTCAGTGGAACCGGCATCGACAGACTGGCATTCTTACAGGCAAATATCACACGTGACAACACAAAGTATGTTAACGGTGCTATTGTTGGCCAAAGGAATGTATTTCAG CTGGACCAAGGTCTTGGAATTGGCAGCAATTTCCCGTTCTTCAATCGCCATCAACTAACATGTACAGGATTTATTCAGTTGAAACAAGTGGAGGAAGGTGCTGGTAAACCGCCACCACCTGTTCTAGTTCTACATGGCCATTACGGCGGTTGTGTGGGAGACCTCCCAAGCTATGACGCATTTACCCTTGGCGGGCCATATTCTGTTAGAGGTTACAACATGGGCGAGCTAGGTGCGGCAAGAAATATCCTCGAG CTTGCAGCTGAGCTACGGATACCAGTGAAGAATACACACATGTATGTATTTGCAGAACATGGCAATGACTTGGGAAGTTCGAAACTGGTCAAAGGGAATCCAACAGAGGTCTACAGGCGTATGGGTCATGGCTCATCATATGGGTTAGGTGCTAAGTTTGGTCTAGTACGCGCAGAATATGCTGTCGATCATAATTCAGGCACCGGGTCCTTATTCCTCCGGTTCGGAGAGAGGTTTTGA
- the LOC115746027 gene encoding transcription factor BOA-like — MGEEVKMSECAVEPRDDGGVGGDGEVDDEDRVIEWEFGLPSSNDLTPLCQALIPPELASAFSIAPEPSRTAVDVNRASRSTLTGLHGNSASSQGFSTNDNFKSFVDNHQSEEEEEEEEEEEDGADKSDSRKSRRIEMAEEVDSTPRMDNSPEDPSGRTLKRPRLVWTPQLHKRFVDVVSHLGIKNAVPKTIMQLMNVEGLTRENVASHLQKYRLYLKRMQGMSSEGPSSHDQLFASTPVPHSLDDVAGNSGHGNGQMPMPIPMPYGSQPPVMPIPVYATGHGYGHMRMQVGNLSGLESNQYAMQQRDWSSNKYGPVASYPQPALNERRL, encoded by the coding sequence ATGGGCGAGGAAGTGAAGATGAGCGAGTGTGCGGTCGAACCCCGCGACGACGGCGGTGTCGGTGGAGATGGCGAAGTGGACGACGAGGATCGGGTCATCGAGTGGGAATTCGGCCTTCCCAGTTCCAACGATTTGACGCCGTTGTGTCAGGCGTTGATTCCGCCCGAGCTGGCGTCCGCATTCAGCATCGCGCCGGAGCCTTCGAGAACCGCCGTCGACGTCAATCGCGCGTCGCGGAGCACGTTGACGGGCTTGCACGGCAACAGCGCGTCTTCGCAAGGTTTTTCCACCAACGATAATTTCAAGTCCTTTGTTGATAATCATcagagcgaggaggaggaggaggaggaggaggaggaggaggatggtgCTGATAAATCGGATTCAAGGAAATCGAGGAGGATTGAGATGGCCGAAGAGGTGGATTCCACTCCGAGGATGGATAATTCGCCGGAAGATCCGTCGGGGAGGACATTAAAGAGGCCACGGCTGGTTTGGACACCTCAATTGCACAAGAGGTTTGTCGACGTGGTTTCCCATTTAGGGATAAAGAATGCAGTGCCGAAGACAATTATGCAGTTGATGAATGTTGAGGGATTGACTAGGGAAAATGTGGCGAGTCATCTGCAGAAGTATAGGCTTTACTTGAAGAGGATGCAGGGGATGTCAAGTGAAGGACCTTCGTCGCACGATCAATTGTTTGCCTCGACACCGGTACCGCATAGCTTGGATGATGTTGCAGGCAATAGTGGTCATGGTAATGGGCAGATGCCAATGCCTATACCAATGCCTTACGGATCACAGCCGCCCGTGATGCCTATCCCAGTTTATGCGACGGGGCATGGTTATGGACACATGAGAATGCAAGTTGGTAATTTATCTGGGTTGGAGTCAAATCAATACGCAATGCAACAGAGAGATTGGTCCAGTAATAAGTATGGTCCGGTTGCTTCCTACCCACAGCCCGCTTTGAATGAGAGACGACTCTAG
- the LOC115746011 gene encoding zinc transporter 1 — MMRLTSSSMASLPSLKSTLFFSAVQLFLHFPLSASHGGSDGSPDTGGGTPDLRARGLILVKVWCLIIMLVTTFAGGVSPYFFRWNEAFLLLGTQFAGGVFLGTSLMHFLSDSTSTFGDLTDKGYPFSFMLASAGYLLTMLGDCVIMYVTRNAADGDSANKVGVAEEGRRDESNPRGKEDVNPMFLQTTTLGDTILLILALCIHSVFEGIAVGVSETKSDAWRNLWTISLHKIFAAISMGIALLRMLPKRPFLMTGAYSFAFAVSSPIGVGIGIAIDATTEGHVADWMYAISMGLACGVFVYVAINHLIAKGFRPQNKCVFDTPFYKFLAVLLGVAVIAVVMIWD, encoded by the exons ATGATGAGACTAACCTCTTCATCGATGGCTTCTCTCCCATCTCTCAAGTCAACCCTCTTCTTCTCCGCCGTCCAACTCTTCCTCCACTTCCCCCTCTCCGCCAGCCACGGCGGCAGCGACGGGTCCCCTGACACCGGCGGCGGCACCCCGGATTTGCGCGCGAGGGGCCTCATCCTGGTCAAGGTATGGTGCCTTATCATCATGTTGGTGACCACCTTTGCCGGAGGCGTGTCGCCCTACTTCTTCCGGTGGAACGAGGCGTTCTTGCTGCTGGGGACGCAGTTCGCGGGCGGAGTCTTCCTCGGGACCTCGCTGATGCACTTCCTGAGCGATTCCACGTCGACCTTCGGCGATCTGACGGACAAGGGTTACCCGTTCTCGTTCATGCTGGCGTCGGCCGGGTACTTGCTGACGATGCTCGGGGATTGCGTGATCATGTACGTCACCAGGAATGCCGCCGACGGAGATTCGGCAAACAAAGTTGGAGTCGCAGAAGAAGGGAGGCGGGATGAGAGCAATCCGAGAGGAAAGGAGGATGTGAATCCCATGTTCTTACAGACGACGACTCTCGGGGACACGATTTTGCTCATCTTGGCTCTTTGCATTCACTCCGTCTTCGAGGGCATTGCCGTCGGAGTTTCCG AGACCAAAAGCGATGCATGGAGGAATCTGTGGACGATATCGTTGCACAAGATATTCGCGGCCATCTCGATGGGAATCGCCCTCCTTAGGATGCTACCGAAGAGGCCGTTTCTAATGACGGGGGCGTATTCCTTCGCGTTCGCCGTCTCCAGCCCCATCGGGGTCGGAATCGGGATAGCCATTGACGCGACGACAGAAGGCCATGTTGCCGATTGGATGTACGCCATTTCCATGGGCCTCGCCTGTGGGGTGTTCGTCTACGTCGCCATCAACCATCTCATAGCCAAAGGGTTCAGGCCTCAGAACAAGTGCGTCTTTGATACTCCTTTCTATAAGTTCCTGGCGGTGCTTCTTGGAGTGGCTGTTATAGCTGTAGTCATGATTTGGGATTAA
- the LOC115746019 gene encoding laccase-17-like: protein MSSAFLLALLLAAMSCFLPEVAHAGITRHYTFNLEMKNVTRLCHTKSMVTVNGKFPGPRVVAREGDQVLIKVVNHVRNNISIHWHGIRQLQSGWADGPSYITQCPIQTNRSYVYNFTITGQRGTFFWHAHISWLRATVYGPLIILPKRGVPYPFAKPHKEVPILFGEWFNADTEAIISQALQTGGGPNVSEAYTINGKPGPLYNCSSDTFKLKVKPGKTYLLRLINAALNDELFFRIANHSFTVVEADAVYVKPFKTDILVIGPGQTTNILLKAKLNPHKGTYLMAARPYFTGQGTFDNTTVAGFLEYVESSRNNTIPKNLTLSLPMLPAMNATNVVANFSQMFRHLNSQQYPAQVPLTVQKRFFFTIGLGSSPCPKNQTCQGPNGTKFQASLNNVSFTLPTTAILQSYFFRKSNGVFTTDFPATPLMPFNYTGTPPNNTFVSNGTKAVVLPYNTSVELVMQGTSIFGAESHPLHLHGHNFFVVGQGFGNFNQSKDPAKFNLVDPVERNTVGVPSGGWVAIRFLADNPGAWFMHCHFEVHLSWGLKMMWIVLDGKLPNQKLPPPPSDLPMC from the exons ATGAGTTCTGCATTTCTCTTGGCTCTTCTTCTTGCAGCGATGAGCTGCTTTCTTCCTGAGGTTGCCCATGCAGGCATTACGAGGCACTACACGTTCAAT CTAGAGATGAAGAACGTGACCAGGTTGTGCCACACGAAGAGCATGGTGACCGTGAACGGGAAGTTCCCGGGGCCTCGCGTCGTTGCCAGAGAGGGGGACCAGGTACTGATCAAGGTGGTCAACCATGTTCGCAACAACATCAGCATCCACTG GCACGGGATAAGACAACTCCAAAGCGGATGGGCGGACGGGCCGTCCTACATTACGCAGTGTCCGATTCAGACCAACCGGAGTTACGTTTACAACTTCACAATCACAGGCCAAAGGGGCACCTTCTTTTGGCATGCTCACATCTCCTGGCTCAGAGCGACTGTCTACGGACCGCTGATCATCCTCCCGAAGCGCGGCGTTCCTTATCCCTTTGCTAAACCCCACAAGGAAGTCCCGATCCTCTTTG GAGAGTGGTTTAATGCCGACACAGAGGCCATCATCAGCCAGGCGCTCCAGACCGGAGGCGGCCCAAACGTCTCCGAAGCTTACACTATCAACGGAAAGCCCGGCCCGCTGTACAACTGCTCATCAG ATACGTTCAAGCTGAAGGTGAAGCCGGGGAAGACGTATCTCCTCCGTCTGATCAACGCTGCCCTCAATGACGAGCTCTTCTTCCGCATAGCCAACCATTCGTTCACTGTTGTCGAAGCCGATGCAGTCTACGTCAAGCCCTTCAAGACCGACATCCTGGTCATCGGCCCGGGCCAGACCACCAACATCCTCCTCAAGGCTAAGCTGAACCCTCACAAGGGCACGTACCTTATGGCAGCCCGGCCCTACTTCACGGGTCAGGGCACTTTCGACAATACAACCGTGGCCGGATTCCTCGAGTACGTCGAGTCCTCTCGGAATAACACCATTCCCAAGAACCTTACCCTATCTTTACCGATGCTACCGGCAATGAACGCGACCAACGTCGTCGCCAACTTCAGCCAAATGTTCCGCCATTTGAATAGCCAGCAATACCCAGCCCAAGTTCCCCTGACCGTCCAAAAGAGGTTTTTCTTCACGATCGGCCTTGGGAGCAGCCCCTGCCCAAAGAACCAAACTTGCCAAGGACCCAACGGGACCAAATTTCAGGCGTCGCTGAACAATGTCTCTTTCACCCTCCCTACGACCGCGATCCTGCAGTCTTACTTCTTCAGAAAATCCAATGGCGTTTTCACCACCGACTTCCCGGCCACCCCCTTAATGCCGTTCAACTACACCGGAACGCCGCCGAACAACACGTTTGTCAGCAACGGGACTAAGGCGGTGGTGCTGCCATACAACACGAGCGTGGAGCTTGTGATGCAAGGCACGAGCATTTTCGGCGCGGAGAGCCACCCTCTTCATCTGCACGGGCACAACTTCTTCGTCGTCGGGCAGGGATTCGGGAACTTCAACCAGAGTAAGGACCCGGCCAAGTTCAATCTGGTCGACCCCGTGGAGAGGAACACCGTCGGCGTGCCGTCGGGCGGTTGGGTGGCTATCCGTTTCCTGGCCGATAACCCAG GTGCTTGGTTCATGCACTGTCACTTCGAGGTCCATCTGAGCTGGGGCTTGAAGATGATGTGGATCGTGCTGGACGGGAAGCTCCCCAACCAGAAGCTCCCTCCCCCGCCGTCCGATCTCCCAATGTGTTGA
- the LOC115745905 gene encoding pumilio homolog 2-like, with amino-acid sequence MLGSSEGSFGDELEKEIGMLLREQRRAEADDRERELNIFRSGSAPPTVEGSLSAVGGLFGGGAGGNSVFPDFSGVKNDNGFASEEELRSDPEYHSYYYSNVNLNPRLPPPLLSKEDWRFAQRLKGSGSALGGIGDKRKVTRPENGGTRSLFSMPPGFSSRKQGIEADSETVHGSAEWGGDGLIGLSGLGLGNKKKSLAEIFQDDLGQATPITGHPSRPASRNAFDENIELVASAEAELTHLRNELASADTSRAGANGGSSAVQNIGHPSSYSYAAALGASLSRSSTPDPQLVARAPSPCLTPIGSGRAGGAERAVGAPHSLHSTSSNNNKPGDLVGALSEMNLSRNGTIDEQNRLAPKMEHDADIHQDYLFGLQSGQNMFLKKSESGHLHVPSGLSSSDPVKSNGGGPNISAALLADRHVELQKSPAVSRSPYLRASPTSPLNGGGNFASQYQHLDSPNSSFANYGLSGFSLDPALASVMGGQLGMGNLPPLYENAAAASAIGMPGTESRVLGGGLATGSNLTAAASEQNCLGRMANQMSGGAVQAPFVDPMYLQYLRSSEYATQLAALNDPVDRNYLGSSYLNLHDIQKAYLGALLSPQKSLYGVGSKSGGSNHHGYYGNHGFGIGMSYPGSPLANAVIPNSPVGPGSPMRQHDSIRLPSGMRNLAGGLMGPWHLDGGMNENFGSSLLEEFKGNKTKCFELSEIAGHVVEFSADQYGSRFIQQKLETATTDEKNMVYEEIMPHALALMTDVFGNYVIQKFFEHGLVSQRRELANKLFGHVLNLSLQMYGCRVIQKAIEVVDLDQKIKMVEELEGHVMRCVRDQNGNHVVQKCIECVPEDSIHFIVSTFFDQVVTLSTHPYGCRVIQRVLEHCEDPKTQSKVMDEILGSVSMLAQDQYGNYVVQHVLEHGKPHERSAIIKELTGKIVEMSQQKFASNVVEKCLTFGDPLERQLMVDEMLGTTDENEPLQAMMKDQFANYVVQKVLETCDDQQRELILSRVKVHLTALKKYTYGKHIVARIEKLVAAGERRMAQSPHPAQAARCEASLYS; translated from the exons ATGTTGGGAAGCAGCGAAGGATCGTTTGGAGATGAGTTGGAGAAGGAGATAGGGATGCTGCTTCGGGAGCAGCGGCGGGCAGAGGCAGACGATCGGGAGCGGGAGCTCAATATTTTCAGAAGCGGCTCTGCTCCTCCAACAGTTGAGGGTTCATTAAGTGCAGTCGGGGGATTGTTTGGAGGCGGAGCTGGTGGCAATTCCGTGTTTCCAGACTTTTCTGGGGTTAAGAATGATAATGGGTTCGCATCCGAAGAGGAGTTACGGTCTGATCCAGAATACCATTCTTACTATTACTCTAATGTGAATCTGAACCCACGTCTTCCACCCCCGTTACTTTCCAAAGAGGACTGGAGGTTTGCTCAGAGGCTGAAGGGTAGCGGCTCGGCCTTAGGTGGCATCGGAGATAAACGAAAAGTGACTAGGCCTGAAAATGGTGGAACTAGGTCTTTATTTTCTATGCCACCTGGGTTTAGTTCCAGAAAACAAGGGATCGAAGCTGACTCAGAGACGGTGCATGGCTCAGCTGAGTGGGGAGGCGATGGTTTAATTGGATTGTCCGGATTAGGCTTAGGGAATAAGAAAAAGAGCCTTGCTGAAATTTTTCAG GACGATTTGGGACAGGCAACACCGATCACAGGGCACCCCTCTCGTCCAGCAAGCCGTAATGCATTTGATGAAAATATCGAGTTGGTTGCTTCTGCCGAAGCTGAGCTCACTCACTTGCGCAATGAGTTGGCATCTGCTGATACTTCGAGAGCTGGTGCAAATGGTGGCTCATCTGCAGTGCAGAATATTGGTCatccttcttcatattcatatgCTGCAGCTCTTGGTGCTTCTTTGTCTAGAAGCAGCACCCCTGATCCACAGCTTGTCGCCAGGGCTCCTAGTCCATGCCTCACTCCCATTGGATCAGGGAGAGCTGGTGGCGCTGAAAGAGCAGTTGGTGCTCCTCACTCTTTACATAGCACCTCTTCCAACAATAACAAGCCTGGGGACTTGGTGGGTGCTCTTTCTGAAATGAATCTGTCGAGAAATGGtacaattgatgagcagaaccgTTTGGCCCCAAAGATGGAACATGATGCTGATATCCACCAGGACTATCTCTTTGGCCTGCAAAGTGGTCAGAATATGTTTCTAAAGAAGTCAGAGTCTGGGCATCTACATGTTCCTTCTGGTCTTAGTTCATCTGATCCGGTGAAAAGCAATGGGGGTGGACCTAATATTAGTGCAGCACTGTTAGCTGACAGACATGTTGAACTTCAGAAGTCTCCTGCTGTTTCCAGAAGCCCCTACTTGAGAGCCTCACCGACCTCCCCTCTTAATGGTGGGGGCAACTTTGCTTCCCAATATCAGCATCTAGATAGTCCAAATTCTTCGTTCGCTAACTACGGCTTAAGTGGGTTCTCTTTAGATCCAGCATTAGCATCAGTAATGGGTGGTCAACTTGGAATGGGCAATCTGCCGCCTTTATATGAGAATGCAGCTGCAGCCTCGGCCATTGGAATGCCTGGAACTGAATCAAGGGTGCTGGGAGGAGGTTTGGCTACTGGATCAAATCTGACGGCTGCTGCCTCTGAACAAAATTGTCTTGGTAGGATGGCAAATCAAATGTCAGGTGGTGCTGTGCAGGCACCTTTTGTGGATCCCATGTATCTTCAATATTTGAGGTCATCTGAGTATGCTACTCAGCTAGCTGCTCTTAATGACCCTGTTGACAGGAACTACTTAGGAAGCTCTTACCTAAATTTACATGATATCCAGAAAGCTTATCTTGGAGCATTGTTATCACCTCAGAAATCACTGTATGGGGTTGGCAGTAAATCTGGTGGTTCCAACCATCATGGGTACTATGGTAACCATGGTTTTGGCATCGGAATGTCTTATCCTGGAAGTCCCTTGGCAAATGCGGTCATTCCGAATTCCCCAGTTGGACCTGGCAGTCCAATGAGGCAGCATGACTCCATACGTCTGCCTTCCGGGATGAGAAACTTAGCTGGGGGACTCATGGGACCCTGGCACTTGGATGGAGGCATGAATGAAAACTTCGGATCATCTCTACTGGAAGAATTTAAGGGCAATAAGACCAAGTGTTTCGAGCTGTCAGAGATAGCTGGTCATGTGGTTGAGTTCAG TGCGGACCAATACGGGAGTCGGTTTATACAACAAAAACTTGAAACGGCGACCACTGATGAGAAAAACATGGTTTATGAGGAAATTATGCCCCATGCTCTTGCTTTAATGACGGATGTGTTTGGTAATTATGTTATTCAGAAG TTTTTTGAGCATGGACTTGTGTCCCAGCGTAGAGAACTGGCCAACAAGCTTTTTGGACACGTGTTAAATCTCAGCCTTCAAATGTATGGCTGTCGCGTAATTCAGAAG GCTATAGAGGTTGTTGATCTTGATCAGAAGATTAAAATGGTTGAAGAGCTTGAAGGTCATGTCATGCGCTGTGTTCGTGATCAGAATGGAAATCATGTTGTCCAGAAGTGTATTGAATGCGTCCCAGAAGATTCTATACATTTTATTGTCTCGACATTCTTTGATCAAGTAGTGACCCTTTCAACACATCCTTATGGTTGCCGTGTAATACAG AGAGTATTAGAGCACTGCGAGGACCCTAAGACGCAGAGCAAAGTTATGGATGAAATTTTAGGATCTGTAAGCATGCTGGCGCAGGATCAGTACGGCAATTATGTGGTTCAG CATGTCTTGGAGCATGGAAAACCTCATGAGCGTTCTGCTATTATTAAGGAATTAACAGGGAAAATAGTTGAGATGAGTCAGCAAAAGTTCGCTTCTAATGTTGTGGAGAAGTGTTTGACATTTGGTGATCCTTTGGAACGCCAGTTGATGGTGGATGAGATGCTTGGCACTACTGATGAGAATGAACCTCTTCAG GCAATGATGAAAGATCAGTTTGCCAATTATGTCGTACAAAAAGTGCTGGAGACATGCGACGACCAACAACGTGAGTTAATTCTTTCGCGAGTCAAAGTTCATCTGACTGCACTGAAGAAATACACATACGGAAAGCATATCGTGGCGCGAATAGAAAAGCTTGTCGCTGCTGGGG AAAGGAGAATGGCTCAATCTCCACACCCTGCGCAGGCTGCGCGATGCGAAGCCAGTTTGTATAGCTAA
- the LOC115746013 gene encoding small polypeptide DEVIL 13-like, whose translation MDETWNKMSKKEAGASSSSSSKPRLLRSFSQKITSSSKSSLPRSLSLKNTASSSNNNNSSSSSSLTRSSSSKSASASALGRNPSQKGGSNLTRKYSNLAKEQKARFYIMRRCVAMLVCWHKHGD comes from the coding sequence ATGGACGAAACGTGGAACAAGATGTCGAAGAAGGAAGCAGGCGCttcatcgtcttcatcttcgAAGCCTCGTCTTCTGAGAAGTTTCTCTCAGAAGATCACCTCCTCCTCTAAATCTTCGCTCCCACGAAGCCTCTCCCTCAAGAACACTGCATCCTCCTCCAACAAtaacaacagcagcagcagctcgtCTCTCACGAGAAGCTCCTCCTCCAAGAGCGCGAGCGCGAGCGCTCTAGGGAGGAACCCGTCGCAGAAGGGAGGGTCGAACCTGACCCGCAAGTACAGCAACCTCGCCAAGGAGCAGAAGGCCCGGTTCTACATCATGCGCCGGTGCGTCGCCATGCTCGTCTGCTGGCACAAGCACGGCGACTGA